TTTCTCTGGGCCGAGTGGCATGTGGCGCTCTCCGCGCTGATCCAGCCCATCCTAGGGACCGGGGACCCCGTGCCGGGCATGGGCTTCACGCGAGCTTAGGATCAGCGCTGATGCAGACGCGCATCCCCGTTCACTCGAGCAAGGAACTCGCCCATGTCACGACGCTCTCTGGCTTCTCTGGCCACTGCTGCCGCTTTCGTCGCCACCGCTGTCTTCGGGGGTGCTGCTCCTGCTTCGGCCGGCACCACGTATTCGGCCCCGCTGCGCACGGCGGTGTCGTCTTTGGCGGTGGCGGCGGAGAACAACACCGGCTATGACCGGGACGCCCAGTTCGGTGGCTGGAAGGACGCGAACGGGGACTGCCAGAACACGCGGGCTGAGGTGCTGATCGCCGAGTCCAAGGTGTCCCCGACGTACACCACGACCCGTAAGTGCACGGTGGCCACGGGCAAGTGGGTGACCGGTTGGGATCTGGTCACGCACACCTCGGCCTCGACGGTGCAGATCGATCACATGGTGCCCGTACATGAGGCGTGGGGCTCGGGAGCCCGGTACTGGACCAAGGCCAAGCGGGTGGCGTTCTACAACGACTTGGGGGATGCCCGATCGCTGAACGCGCAGACCTCGGCGTTGAACTCGGCCAAGCAGGCCCGCGGTCCGGAGCAGTGGCTGCCGCCGAAGAACCAGTGCCAGTACATCGCTGACTGGACTGCGGTGAAGATCCGCTGGGGGTTGAAGGCTGATGCCACGGAGAAGGCGTTTCTGGTGAAGAAGGCCGCGTCCTGCGCGAACACCACCCTTAAGGTGACCCGGTACTGAGGCTGCACGGCCGCAATGGTGCCCATCCCCTACTCGTTGACGGCTGCGGGTGTGGGCACTGGCCTGCCCGGGGGCTGGCTCGAGGACTTGTGTTCGTATTTTGTCTGTCATGGCCACCCCTCCACTGGAGCTTGCCGGGAGTCGAGGCGTCTGCTTCCTGCTGCGAGCCCGTCGGTTACCCCCGGCACCCTGTCCAGAGGTCTCGAGGCACCCGCCGTATGGGGCTTCTGCCGTCTTGAGTAGGCGTGGTCCAGGAGCTCCGGTCGTCCAGAGAGCGCGAACATGCTACGGGGGTCTTACCTCACGGCGGGGGACCGCTTCACCCTGCGGGTCGGGGGCGTCGTTGTCGGCATTGGGAAGGTGGCGGTGCAGGACGCGTGGAGTCGGGGCGGCCCGCGGCAGGAGGGCCGGAACGCCGGCCACAAACGACCGATTGAGCCCCAATGGGGCCTAGCTTCCCCGCGCGTGTGGGGGTATACTCATAGACGAGCGGAGGCCAAGCCGCTCCACCACCGAGAGAAGGGGGCTCACCATGAGCCAGCAGGCCACACCCAAGCAGATCGACCACATCATCCGTCTCGTGAACCGCATCACCGGTCAGCGTTCCGGGTACATCAGCCAGTGCGACGGTCACGCCGGTCTGGACCTCACGCAGCGGGAGAAGAAGGGCGGGATGACGAAGGCCGAGGCGTCGGCGCACATCGACGCCTTGACCGCCCGCGCGGCGCGGGAGGGCTGACCGATGGGACAGCAGATCGAGACGAGCCCCGCCGGCTACTTCGTGGACCGTGCCCGCGTGGTCCTGGCGCAGGCGTCCGCCGCGCCGGACGCGGACCCCACGCCGCTGGCCCAGTGGGCCGAGGAGGCCAAGCGCCGCGACCAGCGCACGGGCGGCGTGCTCGTCACCCGGGACGGGCGCATCGTGGCCGAGTGGCACCAGCGCCGCGCGACGACGACGGACCCGGGCGGGGCGTGGGTCGCGTCCAAGGACATGCAGCGCATTGTGGGCGGCACGTCGTGGGTGAACGCCCTGGACCGGGCGCAGGCGCAGATCGGGCGCGCGCTCGGGGAGCCGGTGGCCGCGCTGAGCGCGTCCACCCTGACGACCGGGCACGCCCCCCGCTACGGGGGCGGCGAGTGAGTCCGGCGCTGCTGCACACGTTCGTGGACGTGGCCCGTCACGTCGGCGTCACCCCGCCCACGGTGCGGGTGTGGGTGGAGAAGGGCTGGCTGACGGCATCGGGACCGTGGACGACGGCGGACGCCCGCGCCGCCGCCGCCCGGAGTCGGCAGCGCGCAGGGCGCGGAGCCGTCGCCGCGCACGGCACGGCGAGCCGGTGGCGCGCCGGCTGCTCATGCGAGGCGTGCCGGGCAGCTCACAACGCCGAGTCCCGCGACGTGAGGGAGGCTGCTCGTGTGGAGTGGTGGGCGGACCGAGAGGCCCCGCTGCTGGAGGCGTTGGCCGGCGGCGCGCCGTGGCGCGAGGTGCTGGCCGAGGTCGGTGTGACGGCGCAGGCTGTGACGGCGCACCGACGCCGGTCGCCCGCGTTCGCGGCGGCGTTGGACGGGGCGCTGATGGAGGGACGGGATCAGTCCATCGAGCACGGCAGAGCGGGCGCGTGGCGGGCCGGTTGCCGGTGTCCCGAGTGCCGGGAGTACCACGAGGGCACGCGCACCTGAGCCGTCCCGTAGGGAGCACGGAGCCCCCCGCAGTCGCGGGGGGCTCCTGTTCGTCCTCAGCCGCTCCCACGCGCCCGCGCGCCGATGGGCACCGGCCCTGGACCGGCACTACCCCAGGCCGCTCTAGGGTCTCCCCGTGGCGGAAGTCGCTGGGCCTGCCAGCCTGCCCCCGCGGACGTGCCCGCCCCCTGTCTAGGCCCTCTGGTGAGCACGCTAGATCAGTGCGCCGACAGAGGTAGTGACGGCCGACCGCTGTGACGCAAACGGGCGGCGCCCGGGACACCTGTAGGTACCCCGGGCGCCGCCCGTTCATGGTCGGCTGTGTCAGTCAGCCGGGGTGTTCTCTGAGTCCGCAGCGTCGATCGAGGGATGCTCCTCGACAGACGCCCTCGACGTGCGCCGGCGGGGCCGAGAGGCGCGGGACTTAGGGGCCATGTCTGAGGGGCGCAATGAACGCAGCTCTGTCTTGGTCCACCCTGACTGCTCAGCTTCCTTGAATGCCGCTTCCACGTCCGCCGTCGCGGTCTCAAACGCGGAACGCTTGTCCTCCCGAGTGGCCAGCGCCTCCGCGATCCGTTCAGCAGCCGTCATCCGGCGCTCGGTTGCCCGTCGAGCGTCCTCCAGGAACTTCTGTGTGTCCATAGCCATGTCTAGAGCTTACGCATCCGGGCGTGCACGGGACACCCATTCGGCTACGGAAGACGCGAGCACACGAGCGCAGGTGGGGCCGAGACGGATTACCAGCAGGTCGGCCGCGTCCGCATCGCACCCCCCGAGCGCCGCGCGCGCTTCTTCCAGAGTGAGCACGCGCGGCGTCTTGTCCACGTGCTCCGGCGAGTTGGGTACGTCAGTCATGGGGCACTCTCCTATCCACTTGCCGTTCTTCCGGCACGGTTTGGCCACTTGGGCCGGTGGTGGCCGTCAAGCGGCGGAGGGCGTCGTGGAATACCGGAGCGAGCGAGGAACGAGCGAGTGAGGATATGCCGCGAAAGCGCCCGGGAGTCCGCTTGACGGGCGCCGGCGGCCCAGTAGCCTCGGGTGCCGGATGAACGGCGTGCCGTTCACAAGAGCGAGCGCGCGGAGCGCGCTCCGTGACCGGCTTTGCCGGAGCAAGCTAGATACTTATGTGCCATAAGTAGCTTGTCCCGTTGCCGTCCGGCATCGGGCGTGGGACACTCGTGGTGACGAGTGGCGTTGGCACTGTGCGGGGAGGAGGCGGATCATGGCTGATCGGAAGCGACAGGCGAACCAGGTTGGTGGTCGTCCGCACCGCCGTGTTCTGGTGCTGACGGAGGCGGAGAACGTGGAGCTGCGGGTTGCCGCCGACCGCGAGGGCAAGAGCGTGCAGCGGTACTTGGTTGAGGCCGGCATCGCCCGGGCGCGCGGCGTGGACCCGCAAGCCGCCCACGAGGCCATCACCGCTCTGTTCAAGGTGGAGCACCAGCTGAGCAAGGTGGGGACGAACATCAACCAGCTGACCCGTCACGCGAACGCAACGGGTGAGATGCTGGCTGCGGAGCTGCGCGAGGAGCTAGCAGAGCTGCGCCGGTGCCTGGGGCGGCTGGATGAGACCGTGGATCAGGTGTCCGTGGAGGCCCGCCGATGATGCCGAACGTCACC
This genomic interval from Micrococcus flavus contains the following:
- a CDS encoding HNH endonuclease family protein, which gives rise to MSRRSLASLATAAAFVATAVFGGAAPASAGTTYSAPLRTAVSSLAVAAENNTGYDRDAQFGGWKDANGDCQNTRAEVLIAESKVSPTYTTTRKCTVATGKWVTGWDLVTHTSASTVQIDHMVPVHEAWGSGARYWTKAKRVAFYNDLGDARSLNAQTSALNSAKQARGPEQWLPPKNQCQYIADWTAVKIRWGLKADATEKAFLVKKAASCANTTLKVTRY
- the mobC gene encoding plasmid mobilization relaxosome protein MobC, with the translated sequence MADRKRQANQVGGRPHRRVLVLTEAENVELRVAADREGKSVQRYLVEAGIARARGVDPQAAHEAITALFKVEHQLSKVGTNINQLTRHANATGEMLAAELREELAELRRCLGRLDETVDQVSVEARR